Proteins from a single region of Sphingopyxis sp. BSN-002:
- a CDS encoding PspC domain-containing protein, with translation MNQGFRKNRRNGMIFGVCAGMADQFGIDVLWTRVAFVALTLLGFGLPLLLYLAVAILAP, from the coding sequence ATGAACCAGGGTTTTCGCAAGAATCGTCGCAACGGGATGATCTTCGGCGTGTGCGCCGGGATGGCAGACCAGTTCGGCATCGATGTCTTGTGGACGCGCGTCGCCTTTGTCGCCCTGACGCTCCTCGGCTTCGGCCTGCCTCTGTTGCTGTACCTCGCCGTCGCGATCCTCGCGCCCTAG
- the rpoC gene encoding DNA-directed RNA polymerase subunit beta' — translation MNQLTNFMNPVAKPETFDMIKIGIASPERIRSWSFGEIKKPETINYRTFKPERDGLFCARIFGPIKDYECLCGKYKRMKYKGIVCEKCGVEVTVTKVRRERMGHIELAAPVAHIWFLKSLPSRIGLLLDMQLKQLERVLYFEAYIVLEPGLTPLEKFQLLTEDELLDAQDEYGEDAFSAGIGAEAIRVLLENLDLEQERVDLMEELATTKSELKPKKIIKRLKVVESFIESGNRPEWMILEVVPVIPPELRPLVPLDGGRFATSDLNDLYRRVINRNNRLKRLMELRAPDIIVRNEKRMLQEAVDALFDNGRRGRTITGANKRPLKSLSDMLKGKQGRFRQNLLGKRVDYSGRSVIVTGPELKLHQCGLPKKMALELFKPFIYARLDAKGLSMTLKQAKKWVEKERKEVWDILDEVIREHPVLLNRAPTLHRLGIQAFEPVLIEGKAIQLHPLVCAAFNADFDGDQMAVHVPLSLEAQLEARVLMMSTNNILSPANGKPIIVPSQDMVLGLYYLSLEREGEPGEGMLLADMAEVHQALHVGAVTLHTKVKSRVPQTDEEGNTYLKRYETTPGRMLIGECLPKSHTVPFDVVNRLLTKKEIGDVIDQVYRHTGQKETVLFADAIMALGFRNAFKAGISFGKDDMIIPASKEGMVDETRALVKDFEQQYQDGLITQQEKYNKAIDAWSQCGDKVANAMMDEIRATPKLDDGRLAPINSIYMMAHSGARGSQAQMKQLAGMRGLMAKPSGEIIETPIISNFKEGLTVLEYFNSTHGARKGLADTALKTANSGYLTRRLVDVSQDCVVIEDDCGTERGMEMRAIIQGGSTIASLGERILGRTTLEDVVDKDGNVIAPVGTLLDEAMVAKIEEAEVQAVKIRSPLVCEATLGVCGKCYGRDLARGTPVNIGEAVGVIAAQSIGEPGTQLTMRTFHIGGAAQVNEQSNLEAISDGTIEYREMATIVDQRGRRLALSRSGEIAVIDAEGRERATHKLPYGAQIMHKDGEKVKKGDRIAEWDPFTMPLITEKHGVVKYQDLIDSKTLIEQVDEATGIAQRVVIEYRAAGRGKKEDLQPRLTLLDDASGEAARYLLAVGTMLSVEDGQEVQAGDVLARVTREASKTRDITGGLPRVAELFEARIPKDNAVIAKISGRIEFVKDYKAKRKIAIVPEEGDSIEYLIPKSKVLEVQEGDQVKRGDALISGSPNPHDILDVMGVEALAEYLVAEIQEVYRLQGVKINDKHIEVIVRQMLQKVEITSGGDTTLLPGEQLDYLEMMEYNAKLPKNGVPAEGRPVLLGITKASLQTRSFVSAASFQETTRVLTEASVQGKIDSLQGLKENVIVGRLIPAGTGAAMNRVRVTASSKDAALRAAMRAANPDLIAPASAADEHAAELAQGPEAAIGDDPLGAVEGETHGTDADAGDYLIQSDGE, via the coding sequence ATGAACCAGCTTACCAACTTCATGAACCCGGTCGCGAAGCCCGAAACCTTCGACATGATCAAGATCGGCATCGCGAGCCCGGAACGCATCCGCTCGTGGTCGTTCGGCGAGATCAAGAAGCCCGAAACGATCAACTACCGCACGTTCAAGCCCGAGCGTGACGGCCTGTTCTGCGCGCGCATCTTCGGTCCGATCAAGGATTATGAATGCCTGTGCGGCAAGTACAAGCGCATGAAATACAAGGGCATCGTCTGCGAAAAGTGCGGTGTCGAAGTCACGGTGACCAAGGTCCGCCGCGAGCGCATGGGCCATATCGAGCTCGCCGCTCCGGTCGCGCACATCTGGTTCCTGAAGTCGCTGCCGTCGCGCATCGGCCTGCTGCTCGACATGCAGCTGAAGCAGCTCGAGCGCGTCCTTTATTTCGAAGCCTATATCGTTCTTGAGCCCGGCCTGACCCCGCTCGAGAAGTTCCAGCTTCTGACCGAAGACGAGCTGCTCGACGCGCAGGACGAATATGGCGAAGATGCCTTCTCGGCCGGCATCGGCGCAGAGGCGATCCGCGTGCTCCTCGAGAATCTCGACCTGGAGCAGGAACGCGTCGACCTGATGGAAGAGCTTGCGACCACCAAGTCGGAGCTGAAGCCCAAGAAGATCATCAAGCGTCTGAAGGTCGTCGAGAGCTTCATCGAATCGGGCAACCGTCCCGAGTGGATGATCCTCGAGGTCGTGCCGGTCATTCCGCCCGAACTGCGCCCGCTGGTGCCGCTCGACGGTGGCCGCTTCGCGACGTCGGATCTGAACGACCTGTACCGCCGCGTGATCAACCGTAACAACCGCCTGAAGCGCCTGATGGAGCTGCGCGCGCCGGACATTATCGTCCGCAACGAAAAGCGCATGCTGCAGGAAGCCGTCGACGCGCTGTTCGACAACGGCCGCCGCGGCCGCACGATCACCGGTGCGAACAAGCGTCCGCTGAAGTCGCTGTCGGACATGCTCAAGGGCAAGCAGGGTCGCTTCCGTCAGAACCTGCTCGGCAAGCGCGTCGACTATTCGGGCCGCTCGGTCATCGTGACCGGTCCGGAACTCAAGCTGCACCAGTGCGGCCTGCCGAAGAAGATGGCGCTCGAGCTGTTCAAGCCGTTCATCTATGCGCGCCTCGACGCCAAGGGTCTGTCGATGACCCTGAAGCAGGCGAAGAAGTGGGTCGAAAAGGAACGCAAGGAAGTCTGGGACATCCTCGACGAAGTCATTCGCGAGCACCCGGTCCTGCTGAACCGCGCCCCGACGCTTCACCGCCTCGGCATTCAGGCGTTCGAGCCGGTTCTGATCGAAGGCAAGGCGATCCAGCTTCACCCGCTGGTCTGCGCCGCGTTCAACGCCGACTTCGACGGTGACCAGATGGCGGTCCACGTGCCGCTGTCGCTGGAAGCGCAGCTCGAAGCACGCGTGCTGATGATGTCGACCAACAACATCCTCAGCCCCGCGAACGGCAAGCCGATCATCGTTCCGTCGCAGGACATGGTCCTCGGTCTCTATTATCTCTCGCTGGAGCGCGAAGGCGAACCGGGCGAGGGCATGCTGCTCGCCGACATGGCCGAGGTGCATCAGGCGCTGCACGTCGGCGCCGTGACGCTCCACACCAAGGTCAAGAGCCGCGTTCCGCAGACCGACGAGGAAGGCAACACCTACCTCAAGCGTTACGAAACGACCCCGGGCCGCATGCTGATCGGCGAATGCCTGCCGAAGTCGCACACCGTGCCCTTCGACGTCGTCAACCGCCTTCTGACGAAGAAGGAAATCGGCGACGTGATCGACCAGGTCTATCGTCACACCGGCCAGAAAGAGACCGTACTGTTCGCCGACGCCATCATGGCGCTGGGCTTCCGCAACGCGTTCAAGGCGGGCATCTCGTTCGGCAAGGATGACATGATCATTCCGGCGTCGAAGGAAGGGATGGTCGACGAAACCCGCGCGCTGGTGAAGGATTTCGAGCAGCAGTATCAGGACGGCCTGATCACGCAGCAGGAAAAGTACAACAAGGCGATCGACGCCTGGTCGCAGTGCGGCGACAAGGTGGCGAACGCCATGATGGACGAAATCCGTGCGACGCCGAAGCTGGACGACGGCCGTCTGGCCCCGATCAACTCCATCTACATGATGGCGCACTCGGGTGCCCGTGGTTCGCAGGCCCAGATGAAGCAGCTCGCCGGCATGCGCGGCCTGATGGCCAAGCCGTCGGGCGAGATCATCGAAACGCCGATCATCTCGAACTTCAAGGAAGGCCTCACCGTTCTCGAGTATTTCAACTCGACCCACGGTGCGCGTAAGGGTCTGGCCGATACGGCGCTCAAGACGGCGAACTCGGGTTACCTGACCCGCCGTCTGGTCGACGTGTCGCAGGACTGCGTCGTGATCGAGGACGATTGCGGCACCGAACGCGGCATGGAAATGCGCGCGATCATCCAGGGCGGTTCGACGATCGCCTCGCTGGGCGAGCGCATCCTCGGCCGTACCACGCTCGAGGACGTCGTCGACAAGGACGGCAATGTCATCGCGCCGGTCGGCACGCTGCTCGACGAAGCGATGGTCGCGAAGATCGAGGAAGCCGAAGTACAGGCGGTCAAGATCCGCTCGCCGCTGGTCTGCGAAGCGACGCTGGGTGTTTGCGGCAAATGCTACGGCCGCGACCTTGCGCGCGGTACGCCGGTCAACATCGGTGAAGCGGTCGGCGTTATCGCCGCCCAGTCGATCGGTGAACCCGGCACGCAGCTGACCATGCGTACGTTCCACATCGGTGGCGCGGCGCAGGTCAACGAGCAGTCGAACCTCGAAGCGATTTCGGACGGCACGATCGAATATCGCGAAATGGCGACGATCGTCGACCAGCGCGGCCGCCGTCTGGCGCTGTCGCGTTCGGGCGAAATCGCGGTCATCGACGCCGAGGGCCGCGAGCGCGCGACCCACAAGCTGCCCTATGGTGCGCAGATCATGCACAAGGACGGCGAGAAGGTGAAGAAGGGCGACCGGATTGCCGAATGGGATCCGTTCACCATGCCGCTGATCACCGAAAAGCACGGTGTCGTGAAGTATCAGGATCTGATCGACAGCAAGACGCTGATCGAGCAGGTCGACGAAGCGACCGGCATCGCGCAGCGCGTCGTGATCGAATATCGCGCCGCCGGCCGTGGCAAGAAGGAAGACCTTCAGCCGCGCCTGACGCTGCTCGACGACGCCTCGGGCGAAGCCGCGCGCTATCTGCTCGCGGTCGGCACGATGCTGTCGGTCGAGGACGGTCAGGAAGTGCAGGCGGGTGACGTTCTCGCCCGTGTGACCCGCGAGGCGTCGAAGACGCGCGACATCACCGGCGGTCTGCCGCGTGTTGCCGAGCTGTTCGAAGCGCGCATCCCGAAGGACAATGCGGTGATCGCCAAGATCAGCGGCCGCATCGAATTCGTGAAGGACTACAAGGCGAAGCGCAAGATCGCGATCGTTCCGGAAGAGGGCGATTCGATCGAGTATCTGATCCCGAAGTCGAAGGTTCTCGAAGTGCAGGAAGGCGATCAGGTCAAGCGCGGCGACGCGCTGATCAGCGGTTCGCCGAACCCGCACGACATCCTCGACGTGATGGGCGTGGAAGCGCTGGCCGAGTATCTGGTCGCCGAAATCCAGGAAGTCTATCGACTGCAGGGCGTGAAGATCAACGACAAGCACATCGAGGTGATCGTTCGCCAGATGCTGCAGAAGGTCGAGATCACCAGCGGCGGCGACACCACGCTGTTGCCGGGTGAGCAGCTCGATTATCTGGAGATGATGGAGTATAACGCCAAGCTGCCGAAGAACGGCGTGCCTGCGGAGGGCCGCCCGGTCCTGCTGGGCATCACCAAGGCGTCGCTGCAGACCCGCAGCTTCGTTTCGGCCGCGTCCTTCCAGGAAACGACCCGCGTTCTCACCGAGGCTTCGGTGCAGGGCAAGATCGACTCGCTGCAGGGTCTCAAGGAAAATGTCATCGTCGGCCGCCTCATTCCGGCGGGTACCGGCGCTGCCATGAACCGCGTCCGCGTCACCGCGTCGTCGAAGGACGCCGCGCTGCGTGCCGCCATGCGCGCCGCGAACCCGGACCTGATCGCTCCGGCGAGCGCTGCCGACGAGCATGCCGCCGAACTGGCGCAGGGCCCCGAAGCGGCGATCGGCGACGATCCGCTGGGTGCGGTCGAGGGTGAAACCCACGGCACCGACGCCGATGCGGGCGATTACCTGATCCAGAGCGACGGCGAATAA
- a CDS encoding acyltransferase produces the protein MRGETRFHALDGIRGVAALAVAAYHFVGGFPGFLAVDLFFVLSGFVIAMSYSERLKQGLGAGGFMILRLERLYPLWLLGCLVAVAGFVANGAAAAAPKWFAGITLANLLMLPAPADRWTFPLNIPGWSLSFEILVGLAFALGLWKLRTTALAALTVAAGAALIAMAAPPHFFDLGADWPTIWGGIPRTLYSFLAGVLIFRSGIAATRRVTWLAPVPIALSLLILLWTPPAALTGAVQGMSIMLLFPLLVCLAIRWEVPRVLERAAGLLGDISYPVYVLHVPLLFIGEATKTATGSVASGLAVYLASVTLLALPAAMADRAVRGWLRRQRLSRGIAVVQTATQ, from the coding sequence ATGCGCGGAGAAACCAGATTTCATGCCCTCGACGGCATCCGGGGCGTCGCGGCGCTCGCGGTTGCCGCCTATCATTTCGTCGGCGGGTTCCCGGGCTTTCTGGCGGTCGACCTGTTCTTCGTCCTGAGCGGTTTCGTGATCGCGATGAGCTATTCGGAGCGGTTGAAGCAGGGGCTTGGCGCCGGGGGTTTCATGATCCTGCGCCTGGAACGCCTCTATCCGCTGTGGCTGCTCGGCTGCCTCGTGGCGGTGGCGGGTTTCGTCGCCAATGGCGCTGCGGCCGCAGCGCCCAAATGGTTCGCCGGTATCACGCTGGCCAATTTGCTGATGCTGCCCGCGCCGGCCGACCGCTGGACCTTTCCGCTGAATATTCCGGGCTGGTCGCTGTCGTTCGAGATTCTGGTGGGGCTGGCCTTCGCGCTCGGCCTCTGGAAGCTCAGGACCACGGCGCTGGCGGCACTGACCGTCGCCGCGGGCGCCGCCCTGATCGCGATGGCCGCGCCGCCGCACTTCTTCGATCTGGGGGCGGACTGGCCGACCATTTGGGGAGGGATTCCGCGCACGCTCTATTCCTTCCTCGCGGGCGTGCTGATCTTCCGGTCGGGCATCGCGGCGACCCGGCGCGTGACCTGGCTGGCGCCGGTGCCGATCGCGCTGTCGCTGTTGATCCTGCTCTGGACGCCGCCCGCGGCGCTGACAGGTGCGGTACAGGGGATGAGCATCATGCTGCTCTTTCCGCTGCTCGTGTGTCTCGCGATCCGGTGGGAGGTGCCGCGGGTGCTCGAACGGGCGGCCGGCCTGCTCGGCGACATTTCCTACCCCGTCTATGTGCTGCACGTGCCGCTGCTGTTCATCGGCGAGGCGACGAAGACGGCGACCGGGTCGGTCGCGTCGGGGCTGGCGGTCTATCTGGCGAGCGTGACGCTGCTTGCGCTGCCGGCGGCAATGGCCGATCGCGCGGTCAGGGGATGGCTGCGCCGCCAGCGTCTGTCGCGCGGGATTGCCGTGGTCCAGACCGCCACGCAATGA
- the recF gene encoding DNA replication/repair protein RecF — translation MTLARLSLTDFRNHAGADMAATPGLVALHGDNGAGKTNILEAISLLAPGRGLRRAALSDMVRDGASGGFAIFAEVLAGTGLAPVALGTGIEPAHPGRRIVRINGASAAAASLGEWIAVLWLTPAMDRLFVETAGNRRRFLDRLVLALDPRHAQHSNRYEAALRARGKLLADPASADPQWLASLEAQLAEHGAAMDAARQATLAALSAELAGQPDAPFARPLLTLVDSDGAPRAAPHDAAALKALFASRRRIDAAAGRATAGPHRDDLNAVHAATGRSAGRCSTGEQKAMLLSLVLAHSDCVARLRGARPVLLLDEVAAHLDPSRRAALYERLAGQGGQAWLTGTEAALFDAMPGPVTRFHIAGGRISPSA, via the coding sequence ATGACGCTCGCCCGCCTTTCGCTGACCGATTTTCGCAACCATGCGGGCGCGGACATGGCGGCCACCCCCGGCCTTGTGGCGCTGCACGGCGACAATGGCGCGGGCAAGACGAACATATTGGAGGCGATCTCGCTTCTCGCGCCCGGACGCGGGCTGCGACGCGCGGCGCTGTCCGACATGGTGCGCGACGGAGCGAGCGGGGGCTTTGCGATCTTTGCCGAGGTGCTGGCGGGCACCGGTCTGGCGCCGGTCGCGCTGGGAACGGGGATCGAGCCCGCGCATCCGGGACGGCGGATCGTGCGGATCAACGGCGCGTCGGCCGCGGCCGCATCGCTGGGCGAGTGGATCGCGGTGCTGTGGCTGACCCCGGCGATGGACCGGCTGTTCGTCGAGACCGCGGGAAACCGGCGGCGCTTTCTCGACCGGCTCGTCCTCGCGCTCGATCCGCGCCATGCGCAGCACAGCAACCGGTACGAAGCGGCGCTGAGGGCGCGCGGCAAGCTGCTGGCCGATCCGGCGAGCGCCGACCCGCAATGGCTGGCGAGCCTCGAGGCGCAACTCGCCGAGCATGGCGCGGCGATGGATGCGGCGCGGCAGGCGACGCTGGCGGCGCTGTCGGCCGAACTGGCGGGGCAGCCCGACGCACCCTTTGCGCGGCCGCTGCTGACGCTGGTCGACAGCGACGGCGCCCCGCGCGCAGCGCCCCATGACGCTGCGGCACTGAAGGCGCTGTTCGCGAGCCGCCGCCGGATCGACGCGGCGGCAGGCCGCGCGACCGCGGGCCCCCACCGCGACGACCTGAACGCCGTTCACGCCGCGACAGGCCGCTCGGCGGGGCGCTGTTCGACGGGCGAGCAGAAGGCGATGCTGCTGTCGCTCGTCCTCGCGCACAGCGACTGCGTCGCGCGGCTGCGCGGCGCGCGCCCGGTGCTGCTGCTCGACGAGGTCGCGGCACATCTCGACCCCTCGCGCCGTGCCGCGCTCTACGAGCGGCTGGCGGGGCAGGGCGGGCAGGCGTGGCTCACCGGGACCGAGGCGGCGCTGTTCGACGCGATGCCGGGGCCGGTGACGCGTTTTCACATTGCCGGCGGGCGGATCAGTCCTTCGGCTTGA